The following coding sequences are from one Haloarcula taiwanensis window:
- a CDS encoding ethyl tert-butyl ether degradation protein EthD, producing MYKHVALLVRQEGMSHKEFVDYWQTNHTPIAKDIEGVVRYQQVLPTEPAHAEFDGVAELYFETLDDLHEALGSPGSRDYDPTKEIAAKAREDVNNFLAVEERPRIIGEEIVQKDEVDGDTDGLYKHSAFLVRQDDMTHDEFVDYWQTNHTPIAREIEGVVRYNTVIPTDPENAEFDGVAELYFDDLEKLYDALGSEGSRDYAPDRGKAKAAREDVDNFLAIDERPRFIGQEQLVKDEG from the coding sequence ATGTACAAGCATGTAGCCCTGCTAGTCAGACAGGAGGGCATGTCTCACAAGGAGTTCGTCGACTACTGGCAGACCAACCACACGCCAATCGCGAAAGACATCGAAGGCGTGGTTCGCTACCAGCAAGTTCTTCCAACAGAACCAGCACACGCCGAGTTTGACGGCGTAGCGGAACTGTACTTTGAGACGCTCGACGACCTGCACGAGGCGCTGGGCAGTCCTGGGTCCCGAGATTACGACCCAACAAAGGAAATCGCCGCGAAGGCCCGTGAGGACGTGAATAACTTCCTCGCTGTCGAGGAGCGGCCGCGTATTATCGGCGAAGAGATCGTCCAGAAAGACGAGGTCGACGGCGACACCGACGGCCTCTACAAGCACTCGGCGTTTCTCGTCCGGCAGGACGACATGACACACGATGAGTTCGTCGACTACTGGCAGACCAACCATACGCCGATCGCGCGCGAAATAGAGGGCGTCGTCAGGTACAATACGGTCATCCCCACTGACCCCGAGAACGCCGAGTTCGACGGCGTCGCCGAACTCTACTTTGACGACCTCGAGAAGCTATACGACGCGCTCGGCAGCGAAGGGTCGCGGGATTACGCGCCTGACAGAGGGAAAGCGAAAGCGGCCCGCGAGGACGTGGATAACTTCTTGGCTATCGACGAGCGGCCCCGGTTTATCGGCCAGGAACAGCTCGTCAAGGACGAGGGGTAG
- a CDS encoding branched-chain amino acid ABC transporter permease — MVAADFIEQLLNGLTLGMVYVLLAAGLSVIFGVMDVINFSHGELFALGAYFALTIIAPFGAGTGFWVAIVVAPVVVGLIGAAIERTTVRPLYGRDPLYHILLTFGLVLVINDGIRLIWGTQQRQLAVPAYLSRPVSILGVQVSVYNYFMIVFAALLAVVTWYLLNRTKYGMIIRAGSQDREMVRNVGIDIDQYYTLVFGVGAALAAVAGIVLGGYQNVNTGMGNSVIIPAFVVVVLGGLGSFRGAVFGGLLVGVVQTLMRAYSGTVLATFGETTLSVPNLEGLTVYLLMIAVLLVKPQGLFGTRGEESKSEGELLVGGYGGVLADSTRVRLGGIAVAALAVAPVAILLMGDQYYLVVLNEILIWAIFALSLDIVMGYAGLVPLGHTMFYGVGAYTAALVMLHYSQSVFVVLLGAILLCALLAWIVGSLSIRVSGVYFAMITLAFAELLYSAVFKFDFTGGSDGLLGFEAFLGLGSVGASLSNIEFGLLGYEVGQQVVFYYLALLLAVLSFLFARRMMNAPFGSVLQSIRESEERAEFIGYDVNRYKRRAFVISGGMAGLAGGLLAVSPSTVIISPDQTLNWIHSGEVIVIALFGGMGTLYGPMIGSGVFFGAEEFLSSYTDQWRLIIGTMFILFVLFVPRGIVSIPSLVAQRLETANNADGPVDMDEPEVRSDD; from the coding sequence ATGGTCGCTGCCGACTTCATCGAACAACTGCTGAATGGCCTCACCCTTGGGATGGTTTACGTCCTGCTAGCCGCCGGACTGTCAGTCATTTTCGGCGTGATGGACGTGATCAACTTCTCCCATGGCGAACTGTTCGCACTCGGTGCGTATTTCGCGCTGACCATCATTGCGCCGTTCGGAGCGGGGACTGGATTCTGGGTCGCGATAGTGGTTGCCCCGGTCGTCGTCGGTCTCATCGGTGCCGCTATCGAGCGAACGACTGTCCGGCCGTTATACGGTCGGGACCCGCTGTATCACATTCTCCTGACGTTCGGGCTGGTGCTCGTGATCAACGACGGCATCCGTCTTATCTGGGGGACACAGCAACGACAGCTAGCTGTCCCGGCGTACCTGAGTCGCCCGGTGTCTATACTGGGCGTTCAGGTGTCCGTGTATAACTATTTCATGATTGTCTTTGCGGCGTTGCTCGCGGTTGTGACGTGGTATCTGCTGAACCGGACAAAGTACGGGATGATTATCCGTGCCGGGTCACAGGACCGTGAGATGGTTCGTAACGTCGGGATTGATATCGACCAGTACTACACGCTGGTCTTTGGCGTCGGTGCGGCGCTCGCTGCCGTCGCCGGGATTGTCCTTGGCGGCTACCAGAACGTAAACACCGGCATGGGCAACAGCGTCATCATTCCGGCGTTCGTTGTTGTCGTCCTCGGTGGCCTCGGTAGTTTCAGAGGGGCTGTCTTCGGCGGATTGCTCGTCGGGGTCGTCCAGACACTGATGCGGGCCTACAGCGGGACTGTCCTCGCCACGTTCGGTGAGACCACGCTGAGCGTTCCCAATCTCGAAGGGCTGACCGTGTACCTGCTTATGATCGCGGTGTTGCTCGTCAAACCGCAAGGACTGTTCGGAACTCGGGGTGAAGAGTCAAAAAGCGAAGGCGAACTTCTCGTCGGCGGGTATGGCGGGGTACTGGCAGACAGTACTCGGGTCCGACTCGGCGGTATCGCCGTCGCCGCACTCGCAGTCGCGCCAGTGGCGATTCTGCTCATGGGCGATCAGTACTACCTTGTCGTCCTCAACGAGATCCTCATCTGGGCTATCTTCGCACTGAGTCTCGATATCGTGATGGGCTATGCTGGACTGGTGCCGCTCGGCCACACGATGTTCTACGGCGTCGGCGCTTACACCGCCGCGCTCGTGATGTTGCACTACTCGCAGTCGGTTTTTGTCGTGTTACTCGGGGCGATCCTCCTCTGTGCCCTCTTGGCCTGGATCGTTGGCAGCCTCTCTATTCGAGTTTCCGGCGTGTATTTCGCGATGATTACGCTGGCGTTTGCGGAGTTACTCTACAGCGCTGTGTTCAAGTTCGACTTCACCGGTGGGAGCGACGGTCTGCTCGGTTTTGAGGCCTTCCTCGGACTCGGTAGTGTCGGGGCGTCGCTCTCGAACATTGAGTTCGGGCTCCTCGGGTACGAAGTCGGACAGCAGGTCGTGTTCTACTATCTCGCCCTGCTACTTGCTGTGCTCTCGTTCCTGTTCGCTCGGCGAATGATGAACGCACCGTTTGGCAGTGTTCTGCAGTCGATCCGGGAAAGCGAAGAGCGGGCGGAGTTCATCGGGTACGACGTCAACAGATACAAGCGCCGAGCGTTTGTCATCAGCGGCGGTATGGCTGGACTGGCCGGCGGGCTCCTCGCCGTCAGTCCGTCAACTGTCATCATCTCACCGGACCAGACACTCAACTGGATCCACTCAGGGGAGGTCATCGTTATTGCGCTGTTTGGCGGAATGGGGACACTGTACGGTCCCATGATCGGCTCCGGTGTCTTCTTCGGTGCCGAGGAGTTCCTCTCGTCGTACACCGACCAGTGGCGGCTTATCATCGGGACGATGTTTATCCTGTTCGTGCTGTTCGTCCCACGCGGTATCGTATCGATTCCGTCTCTCGTCGCACAACGGCTGGAGACGGCCAACAACGCGGACGGTCCTGTCGACATGGATGAGCCGGAAGTGAGAAGCGATGACTGA
- a CDS encoding transcriptional regulator: MTGQDPIESAGRVLDIVEALKTEQALGVTELAERVEMPKSTVHVHLSTLQSRGYVVQDQNKAYRLSLRFLDIGMKVRERQEMYQEVAPKLNEIADETDEKAWWIVEENGKAVFLAKALGSRAIQTNSQIGQYTELYRLAGGMAILSVLPKHRRETILESYDYPLPDGRDRQELEAELDEIQDRGVAYGIDQFLEGVAGVGAPLVDNAGNTYGAISVSGPANRLDSERIENELTDLIRGISGELQVNLSYQ, encoded by the coding sequence ATGACAGGACAAGACCCGATCGAGTCCGCCGGAAGGGTGCTGGACATTGTTGAAGCACTGAAAACGGAACAGGCACTCGGCGTCACTGAGCTGGCAGAGCGGGTAGAGATGCCCAAGAGCACAGTCCACGTTCATCTCTCGACACTCCAGAGCCGAGGCTACGTCGTCCAGGACCAGAACAAGGCGTATCGGCTGAGCTTGCGGTTTCTGGATATCGGGATGAAAGTCCGCGAGCGACAGGAAATGTACCAGGAGGTCGCCCCGAAACTGAACGAGATAGCCGACGAAACCGACGAGAAAGCGTGGTGGATCGTCGAAGAGAACGGAAAGGCGGTCTTCCTGGCCAAAGCGCTCGGCAGTCGGGCGATTCAGACAAACTCACAGATCGGCCAGTACACCGAACTGTACAGGCTCGCTGGAGGCATGGCAATCCTCTCAGTGTTGCCGAAACACCGGCGGGAGACAATCCTCGAAAGCTACGACTACCCCCTCCCCGACGGTCGGGATCGGCAGGAACTCGAAGCAGAACTCGACGAGATTCAGGACCGCGGCGTCGCCTACGGAATCGACCAGTTCCTCGAAGGCGTAGCCGGCGTCGGTGCCCCGCTGGTAGACAACGCCGGTAACACGTACGGTGCCATCAGTGTCTCAGGACCGGCAAACCGGCTGGACTCGGAACGCATCGAAAACGAACTGACCGACCTTATCCGTGGGATCTCCGGCGAGCTACAGGTGAATCTCTCGTATCAGTAG
- a CDS encoding ABC transporter ATP-binding protein, with translation MTETVLETDGLTKRFGKLTAVDDVSLSVADGEFRSVIGPNGAGKTTTFNLITGALSPSAGVVRFKGEDITDVAPHERVGRGLGRSFQITNVFGGLTVRENVRLAAQSVHSDEINPSEALFRDKNGFDEITEQTGTVLEQIGLQDRADEHAEALAYGDQRRLELGLVLATDPDLVMLDEPTAGMSSEETQATMNLIDEVLSDRSLMLIEHDIDLVMRVSDRITVLTRGEELASGTPEEIANNDDVRDAYLGGVRE, from the coding sequence ATGACTGAGACTGTACTCGAAACGGACGGACTGACGAAGCGGTTCGGCAAGCTCACCGCCGTTGACGACGTGTCGCTGTCGGTTGCCGACGGTGAGTTCAGGAGCGTTATCGGGCCAAACGGGGCCGGGAAGACAACGACGTTTAATCTCATCACTGGGGCGCTATCGCCGTCAGCGGGCGTCGTGCGGTTCAAAGGTGAGGACATCACTGACGTCGCGCCACACGAACGGGTTGGCCGCGGACTGGGCCGGTCGTTCCAGATTACGAACGTTTTCGGCGGCCTCACCGTGCGAGAAAACGTGCGGCTGGCAGCACAGTCCGTCCACAGTGACGAGATCAATCCCAGCGAAGCGCTGTTCCGTGACAAGAACGGCTTCGACGAGATTACGGAGCAAACCGGGACGGTGCTGGAACAGATCGGGCTCCAAGACAGGGCTGACGAGCACGCTGAGGCTCTGGCGTACGGCGACCAGCGTCGCCTCGAACTGGGTCTCGTACTGGCGACAGACCCGGATCTTGTCATGCTTGACGAACCAACTGCTGGCATGAGTAGCGAGGAAACACAGGCCACAATGAATCTTATCGATGAAGTCCTTTCAGACCGGTCGCTGATGCTCATCGAACACGATATCGACCTTGTGATGCGTGTCTCGGACCGGATTACTGTTCTGACGCGCGGCGAAGAACTCGCAAGCGGGACGCCCGAAGAGATCGCAAACAACGACGACGTCCGCGATGCGTACCTCGGTGGTGTTCGCGAATGA
- a CDS encoding phosphohydrolase: MPDYEEQVTEAFPELDYISSDSLRSNVIEAWALALDRGGWRDITDIPYAWNIHEVTNVRHVRGVTRIARESAIEQQEFHGADPDMDVIVAATLLHDVGKCYEYVDFVEDEKLLDPDPKYATEEVPHSLSGYALAHEVGCPLAVQRAIPHFIGEIPTRTLEAELVKSANSASSNAITQSTMGITLQEWVDEYSQT; this comes from the coding sequence ATGCCCGACTACGAGGAGCAAGTCACGGAGGCGTTCCCGGAACTCGACTACATCTCGTCGGACAGCCTCCGCAGCAACGTCATCGAGGCGTGGGCACTCGCGCTCGACCGAGGTGGTTGGCGCGACATTACGGATATCCCCTACGCCTGGAACATCCACGAAGTAACCAACGTCAGGCACGTCCGCGGTGTCACCAGAATCGCACGGGAATCCGCTATCGAGCAGCAGGAGTTCCACGGTGCCGACCCCGATATGGACGTCATCGTGGCAGCCACACTACTCCACGACGTCGGAAAGTGCTACGAGTACGTCGACTTCGTCGAGGACGAGAAGCTACTCGACCCGGACCCGAAATACGCAACCGAAGAGGTCCCACACTCCCTGTCGGGCTATGCACTCGCACACGAGGTCGGCTGTCCGCTGGCGGTCCAACGAGCGATTCCGCACTTTATCGGCGAGATCCCGACGCGGACACTGGAAGCCGAACTCGTCAAGAGTGCGAACTCCGCATCCTCGAACGCGATTACGCAGTCAACGATGGGCATCACGCTGCAGGAGTGGGTCGATGAGTATTCCCAGACGTAG
- a CDS encoding NADP-dependent succinic semialdehyde dehydrogenase, with amino-acid sequence MEAVNPATGERLDVYDPDDDDTVERKLDHATSTFEDWREVPLREREELLENASDVLRENKQRYAELMTREMGKPITQAIAEVEKCAWACDHYAEYAHKYLSDEHHPSPPGTEVKTVHDPLGPVLAVMPWNYPFWQVIRFAAPYLTAGNVGLLKHASNVPGCALALEEVFAEAGYPDGAFQTLLVGSSNVDSILADDRVRAATLTGSGPAGRAVAETAGKHLKKTVLELGGSDPFIVLDDADLDAALKTGVQARTLNGGQSCIAAKRFIVHTDVYDEYVDRLVAAFEDLTVGDPMSEETDIGPQADPDLMAELHDQVQESVDAGATLLTGGEPLARTGAFYPPTVLTAVPSGCPADTEEMFGPVATVYEVADADEAITVANDTRFGLGASLWTSDRERGQRLARDISAGCVYINEMTKSDPRVPFGGIKDAGYGRELSEMGIKEFVNKKTVWVE; translated from the coding sequence ATGGAGGCAGTCAACCCCGCTACGGGCGAGCGCCTAGACGTGTACGACCCTGATGATGACGACACAGTCGAGCGAAAGCTAGACCACGCCACGTCGACGTTCGAGGACTGGCGTGAGGTCCCGCTGCGCGAACGGGAGGAGTTGCTTGAAAACGCCAGCGATGTTCTACGGGAGAACAAACAGCGGTACGCTGAACTGATGACCCGGGAGATGGGAAAACCAATCACGCAGGCCATCGCTGAAGTTGAAAAGTGTGCGTGGGCGTGTGACCATTACGCCGAATACGCACACAAGTATCTCTCCGATGAACACCACCCCAGTCCGCCGGGAACGGAGGTAAAGACGGTCCATGATCCGCTCGGGCCCGTGCTAGCAGTGATGCCCTGGAACTATCCGTTCTGGCAGGTCATTCGCTTTGCCGCGCCCTATCTCACTGCCGGTAACGTGGGCCTCCTCAAACACGCCTCAAACGTCCCCGGGTGTGCGCTCGCGCTCGAAGAAGTGTTTGCCGAAGCCGGTTATCCTGACGGCGCTTTTCAAACGCTGTTGGTTGGATCCAGTAACGTCGACAGCATTCTCGCAGACGACCGTGTCCGCGCGGCGACGCTGACCGGAAGTGGTCCCGCCGGGCGTGCCGTCGCCGAAACCGCCGGCAAGCATCTGAAAAAGACTGTGCTGGAACTCGGCGGGTCTGACCCGTTTATCGTCCTCGACGATGCAGACCTCGATGCGGCCCTCAAGACTGGAGTGCAGGCACGGACACTAAACGGCGGCCAGTCCTGCATCGCCGCCAAGCGATTTATCGTTCACACAGATGTCTATGACGAATACGTTGATCGGCTCGTCGCTGCCTTCGAAGACCTCACTGTCGGCGATCCGATGTCCGAAGAAACCGATATCGGCCCGCAGGCCGACCCTGACCTCATGGCCGAACTGCACGACCAGGTACAGGAAAGCGTCGACGCTGGTGCGACGCTGTTGACCGGGGGCGAGCCGCTTGCCCGGACCGGAGCGTTCTACCCGCCGACAGTACTGACTGCTGTCCCGTCTGGGTGCCCCGCCGACACAGAGGAGATGTTCGGACCAGTGGCGACCGTGTATGAGGTTGCCGATGCGGATGAAGCGATTACGGTCGCAAACGACACCCGTTTCGGGCTGGGTGCAAGTCTCTGGACTTCGGACCGAGAACGCGGCCAGCGTCTGGCACGAGATATTTCCGCGGGCTGCGTCTACATCAACGAGATGACTAAATCGGACCCGCGGGTCCCGTTCGGCGGCATCAAAGACGCCGGCTACGGCCGTGAACTCTCGGAGATGGGTATCAAAGAGTTCGTCAACAAAAAGACGGTCTGGGTCGAATAA
- a CDS encoding branched-chain amino acid ABC transporter substrate-binding protein — protein MSSEGTSPDRTVGIARSRRQFLAAAGAVGALGLAGCQGGSTGGDAAVTVASLNPMTGPFSSLGPGQRTGAELAVTEINNNDDYDFEFELVTGDTETEAGAAQSEAQRVVQEEGAEFVFGAISSSVALGLNDFAAQSEHIYFPGGAAVPITGSACNEWVFRFETNTAQIAEAISAYSVNNLGTNVWFHYADYAYGDSVYNRTSRRMAAASDDYTEVGTSTSELGASNYGSFITQISNSDADVVVLGMTGGDLVNFTNQAADQGLTDQIAVVGPTQTFQSVRAGTGSNSVGTFGGARYDPSLDTGDNQAFVEAYASENDREPGNFARVGYDSLRLMAKGMAEAGSTEPADVRDALEGGTFTTVLGDITLRESDHQATNPTWMAKLTEGDGDTADVELLDQVPGSETLPPASDLGCEM, from the coding sequence ATGTCGAGCGAAGGTACTTCACCAGACCGTACTGTAGGAATCGCCCGGTCACGGAGACAGTTCCTCGCCGCCGCCGGCGCGGTCGGCGCGCTTGGCCTCGCCGGTTGTCAGGGTGGCTCAACAGGTGGTGACGCGGCAGTGACCGTTGCGAGCCTGAACCCGATGACTGGCCCGTTCAGCTCTCTCGGACCGGGCCAGCGCACTGGGGCTGAACTCGCTGTAACGGAGATAAACAACAACGACGATTACGACTTCGAGTTCGAGTTGGTGACGGGCGATACAGAAACCGAGGCCGGGGCTGCACAGTCCGAGGCACAGCGCGTCGTTCAAGAAGAGGGAGCAGAGTTTGTGTTCGGTGCGATATCAAGCTCCGTTGCACTCGGGCTGAACGACTTTGCCGCTCAGTCGGAGCATATCTACTTCCCCGGCGGCGCAGCCGTCCCGATCACCGGGTCTGCCTGCAACGAATGGGTGTTCCGATTCGAAACGAACACCGCACAGATTGCCGAGGCGATATCGGCGTACTCAGTCAACAATCTGGGGACCAACGTTTGGTTCCACTACGCGGACTACGCGTACGGCGACTCGGTGTACAACCGTACCAGCAGGCGCATGGCGGCCGCCAGCGACGACTACACCGAGGTCGGGACATCAACGTCCGAGCTGGGTGCTAGCAACTACGGCTCGTTCATCACGCAGATCAGCAACTCTGACGCCGACGTGGTCGTTCTAGGGATGACCGGTGGTGATCTGGTGAACTTCACCAACCAGGCCGCGGATCAGGGCCTCACTGACCAGATCGCTGTTGTCGGTCCGACCCAGACGTTCCAGAGTGTCCGTGCCGGGACCGGGTCGAACAGCGTCGGCACATTCGGCGGCGCTCGGTACGACCCTTCGCTCGACACCGGTGACAATCAGGCGTTCGTTGAGGCCTACGCCAGCGAGAACGACCGTGAGCCAGGCAACTTCGCCCGCGTTGGCTACGACTCGCTGCGGTTGATGGCCAAAGGAATGGCCGAGGCCGGAAGCACTGAACCGGCGGATGTCCGAGACGCCCTCGAAGGTGGCACGTTCACGACAGTACTGGGAGACATTACCCTTCGAGAGAGCGACCATCAGGCCACGAACCCGACGTGGATGGCGAAACTCACCGAGGGCGACGGTGACACAGCGGATGTTGAACTCCTCGACCAGGTCCCAGGGTCGGAGACGCTGCCACCAGCCAGTGACCTCGGCTGTGAGATGTAG
- a CDS encoding ABC transporter ATP-binding protein: MTDPLLSLEDVRAGYGMTEVLQGVSMDVERGSVVSLVGRNGVGKTTTLRSIVGNITPTGGSITFNGEDITTRNSEATIRSGIGFVPEERRIFPELTVRENIRMGEIGAESPDGPSVDDVLDMFENLAEREHKDGSVLSGGEQQMLAVGRALTADPDLLLLDEPTEGLAPYVVRQIEDLILELNEQGITVLVVEQNIPVALAVSEYTYILEKGEIVHEGTAAEIQNNEDVLDRHLGVGVTD; this comes from the coding sequence ATGACCGACCCGCTACTCTCCCTCGAAGACGTCCGGGCTGGATACGGGATGACTGAGGTACTACAGGGCGTCTCGATGGATGTCGAACGCGGAAGCGTCGTGTCGCTGGTCGGGCGCAACGGCGTCGGCAAGACAACGACGCTACGGTCGATTGTCGGTAACATCACCCCGACTGGTGGGTCAATAACGTTCAACGGCGAGGACATCACGACACGCAACTCCGAGGCGACGATCCGGAGCGGCATCGGGTTCGTTCCCGAAGAGCGACGGATCTTCCCCGAGTTGACCGTCCGAGAGAACATCAGAATGGGTGAAATCGGTGCCGAGTCGCCTGACGGGCCGTCAGTCGACGACGTACTGGATATGTTCGAGAACCTCGCGGAGCGAGAACACAAGGACGGATCGGTCCTTTCCGGTGGCGAACAGCAGATGCTTGCGGTCGGCCGCGCTCTGACTGCCGACCCGGATCTGTTGTTGCTTGACGAACCGACGGAAGGGCTCGCACCCTATGTCGTCCGGCAGATAGAGGACCTTATCCTCGAACTGAACGAACAGGGTATCACGGTGCTGGTCGTCGAGCAGAACATCCCGGTCGCATTGGCGGTCTCGGAGTACACGTACATTCTCGAAAAGGGCGAGATCGTCCACGAGGGAACTGCGGCGGAGATCCAGAACAACGAGGACGTACTCGACAGACACCTCGGCGTCGGTGTCACTGACTGA